In Patagioenas fasciata isolate bPatFas1 chromosome 2, bPatFas1.hap1, whole genome shotgun sequence, a single window of DNA contains:
- the CSPG5 gene encoding chondroitin sulfate proteoglycan 5 isoform X1, protein MPEQFGAQGGVPALGRPHAGAVWGSGRGPGAGTPPCRSSSWLSAGADAGGCCAVSPPQSVSGSPVTPFRGFPSPRPAVPAEAPAGSPFPRAEPVQPPPPARPGPAPPARSGAARSGSERSGGRRRGRGRSRCRCRPRWRSRGSPGPCGSRGPCGSLHVAMAPAAAQPRAALALALLLPLGALASEWPPRNASEAEGRAWGGSLESSPPQWDPASRDPPGGPNNGTGPGGTAVRGEPPAGPQLEPPGGGTATTTDPAVPEGCAGCAGEGDASAVPPKPGAAEGGGAAVTWPGDGGTVAVALGSPEEPGSGERPTPASLPSPGGFGGLTAAPPSPPGRRPNTDSAESNLLLAAGGSAPHTPAPGDPSSVPGDLGRPPELWGAPSSPAPAQGARGRTDLTWLEEPITAATGPAEPPADRTGSEIIDVDYYDLFEGAEGLGGFPGGGRGAAGSARRREPEEAATPWALHELYDDFTPFDEADFYPTTSFYADGDEEDELDEDEEEEEEEEDGGLEDENGYRPPTVAVPGAQPPPRDPRPTGRRDMAPPQPPGVMGGSPTAQPRPGERGQPENGSECPSGYVRHNSSCRSLCDLVPSYCHNGGQCYLVESHGAFCRCNTQDYTWHKGTRCEAIVTDFQVLCVAVGSAALVVLLLFMLTVFFAKKLYLLKTENSKLRKTKYRTPSELHNDNFSLSTIAEGSHPNDDPSAPHKLQESLKSCLKDEEPFNIHSATSPKHDKGEQDGGEQNCLQNNLT, encoded by the exons ATGCCGGAGCAGTTTGGGGCTCAGGGAGGGGTCCCGGCGCTGGGACGCCCCCATGCCGGAGCAGTTTGGGGATCAGGGAGGGGTCCCGGCGCTGGGACGCCCCCATGCCGGAGCAGTTCGTGGCTCAGCGCGGGTGCCGACGCCGGGGGATGCTGTGCGGTCTCCCCGCCGCAGTCCGTGTCGGGGTCCCCGGTGACACCGTTCCGGGGGTTCCCGTCGCCGCGTCCCGCGGTCCCGGCCGAggctcccgcggggtccccgtTCCCGCGGGCGGAGCCGGTGCAGCCGccgcccccagcccggcccggcccggcccccccggcgcggagcggagcggcgcggagcggatcggagcggagcggcgggaggcggcgggggcgCGGGCGGAGCCGCTGCCGGTGCCGGCCCCGCTGGCGGAGCCGCGGGTCCCCCGGTCCCTGCGGGTCCCGCGGTCCCTGCGGGTCCCTCCATGTCGCCATGGCCCCCGCGGCTGCCCAGCCCCGCGCCGCCCTGGCCctggcgctgctgctgccgctcggagCTCTCG CGTCTGAGTGGCCCCCCCGAAATGCCAGCGAGGCCGAGGGCAGAGCCTGGGGGGGCTCCCTGGAGAGCAGCCCCCCGCAATGGGACCCGGCGAGCAGAGACCCCCCGGGGGGCCCCAACAACGGCACCGGCCCCGGGGGGACTGCGGTGAGAGGCGAACCCCCCGCCGGACCCCAGCTGGAGCCCCCCGGGGGGGGCACGGCCACCACCACGGACCCGGCCGTGCCCGAGGGCTGCGCGGGGTGCGCCGGGGAGGGCGACGCCAGCGCTGTGCCCCCCAAGCCCGGCGCAGCagagggcggcggggccgcggtgaCCTGGCCCGGTGACGGGGGGACGGTGGCGGTGGCGCTGGGCAGCCCCGAGGAGCCGGGCAGCGGCGAGCGGCCCACGCCGGCCTCCCTGCCCAGcccggggggctttggggggctcACAGCCGCCCCGCCGAGCCCCCCCGGCCGGCGGCCAAACACCGACTCGGCCGAATCCAACCTGCTGCTGGCGGCCGGGGGCTCGGCCCCGCACACCCCCGCGCCGGGGGACCCCAGCTCCGTGCCCGGGGACTTGGGGCGTCCCCCAGAGCTCTGGGgggccccatccagcccagccccagcgcaAGGGGCTCGTGGCCGCACGGATCTGACCTGGCTGGAGGAGCCCATCACGGCCGCCACGGGCCCGGCCGAGCCGCCCGCCGACCGGACCGGCTCAGAAATCATCGACGTCGACTACTACGACCTGTTCGAGGGGGCCGAGGGGCTCGGGGGGTTCcccgggggcggccggggggcgGCCGGCTCGGCGCGCCGGCGGGAGCCGGAGGAGGCGGCCACGCCGTGGGCCCTCCATGAGCTCTACGACGACTTCACGCCCTTCGACGAAGCCGATTTCTACCCCACCACCTCCTTCTATGCCGATGGGGATGAGGAAGATGAgctggatgaggatgaggaggaagaggaggaggaggaagatgggggGCTGGAGGACGAGAACGGCTACCGGCCACCCACCGTGGCTGTGCCCGGCGCCCAGCCGCCGCCGCGGGACCCCCGACCCACCGGCCGCCGCGACatggccccgccgcagccccccgGCGTCatggggggcagccccacggcGCAACCGCGGCCAGGGGAGCGGGGCCAGCCCGAGAACGGCAGCGAGTGCCCGAGCGGGTACGTGCGGCACAACAGCTCCTGCCGCTCCCTCTGCGACCTCGTCCCCAGCTACTGCCACAACGGCGGCCAGTGCTACCTGGTGGAGAGCCACGGGGCCTTCTGCCG GTGCAACACGCAGGACTACACGTGGCACAAGGGGACACGCTGCGAGGCCATCGTCACCGACTTCCAGGTGCTGTGCGTGGCCGTGGGCTCGGCCGCCCTCGTGGTGCTCCTGCTCTTCATGCTCACCGTCTTCTTCGCCAAGAAGCTCTACCTGCTCAAGACGGAGAACAGCAAACTGCGCAAGACCAA ATACCGCACCCCGTCCGAGCTGCACAACGACAACTTCTCCCTCTCCACCATCGCCGAGGGCTCCCACCCAAAC GACGACCCCAGCGCTCCCCATAAGCTGCAGGAGTCCCTGAAATCCTGCCTGAAGGACGAGGAGCCCTTCAACATCCACAGCGCCACGTCGCCCAAGCACGACAAAGGGGAGCAGGACGGGGGGGAGCAGAACTGCCTGCAGAACAACCTGACGTGA
- the CSPG5 gene encoding chondroitin sulfate proteoglycan 5 isoform X2: MPEQFGAQGGVPALGRPHAGAVWGSGRGPGAGTPPCRSSSWLSAGADAGGCCAVSPPQSVSGSPVTPFRGFPSPRPAVPAEAPAGSPFPRAEPVQPPPPARPGPAPPARSGAARSGSERSGGRRRGRGRSRCRCRPRWRSRGSPGPCGSRGPCGSLHVAMAPAAAQPRAALALALLLPLGALASEWPPRNASEAEGRAWGGSLESSPPQWDPASRDPPGGPNNGTGPGGTAVRGEPPAGPQLEPPGGGTATTTDPAVPEGCAGCAGEGDASAVPPKPGAAEGGGAAVTWPGDGGTVAVALGSPEEPGSGERPTPASLPSPGGFGGLTAAPPSPPGRRPNTDSAESNLLLAAGGSAPHTPAPGDPSSVPGDLGRPPELWGAPSSPAPAQGARGRTDLTWLEEPITAATGPAEPPADRTGSEIIDVDYYDLFEGAEGLGGFPGGGRGAAGSARRREPEEAATPWALHELYDDFTPFDEADFYPTTSFYADGDEEDELDEDEEEEEEEEDGGLEDENGYRPPTVAVPGAQPPPRDPRPTGRRDMAPPQPPGVMGGSPTAQPRPGERGQPENGSECPSGYVRHNSSCRSLCDLVPSYCHNGGQCYLVESHGAFCRCNTQDYTWHKGTRCEAIVTDFQVLCVAVGSAALVVLLLFMLTVFFAKKLYLLKTENSKLRKTKYRTPSELHNDNFSLSTIAEGSHPNREAKGFAEPEEERRSL, translated from the exons ATGCCGGAGCAGTTTGGGGCTCAGGGAGGGGTCCCGGCGCTGGGACGCCCCCATGCCGGAGCAGTTTGGGGATCAGGGAGGGGTCCCGGCGCTGGGACGCCCCCATGCCGGAGCAGTTCGTGGCTCAGCGCGGGTGCCGACGCCGGGGGATGCTGTGCGGTCTCCCCGCCGCAGTCCGTGTCGGGGTCCCCGGTGACACCGTTCCGGGGGTTCCCGTCGCCGCGTCCCGCGGTCCCGGCCGAggctcccgcggggtccccgtTCCCGCGGGCGGAGCCGGTGCAGCCGccgcccccagcccggcccggcccggcccccccggcgcggagcggagcggcgcggagcggatcggagcggagcggcgggaggcggcgggggcgCGGGCGGAGCCGCTGCCGGTGCCGGCCCCGCTGGCGGAGCCGCGGGTCCCCCGGTCCCTGCGGGTCCCGCGGTCCCTGCGGGTCCCTCCATGTCGCCATGGCCCCCGCGGCTGCCCAGCCCCGCGCCGCCCTGGCCctggcgctgctgctgccgctcggagCTCTCG CGTCTGAGTGGCCCCCCCGAAATGCCAGCGAGGCCGAGGGCAGAGCCTGGGGGGGCTCCCTGGAGAGCAGCCCCCCGCAATGGGACCCGGCGAGCAGAGACCCCCCGGGGGGCCCCAACAACGGCACCGGCCCCGGGGGGACTGCGGTGAGAGGCGAACCCCCCGCCGGACCCCAGCTGGAGCCCCCCGGGGGGGGCACGGCCACCACCACGGACCCGGCCGTGCCCGAGGGCTGCGCGGGGTGCGCCGGGGAGGGCGACGCCAGCGCTGTGCCCCCCAAGCCCGGCGCAGCagagggcggcggggccgcggtgaCCTGGCCCGGTGACGGGGGGACGGTGGCGGTGGCGCTGGGCAGCCCCGAGGAGCCGGGCAGCGGCGAGCGGCCCACGCCGGCCTCCCTGCCCAGcccggggggctttggggggctcACAGCCGCCCCGCCGAGCCCCCCCGGCCGGCGGCCAAACACCGACTCGGCCGAATCCAACCTGCTGCTGGCGGCCGGGGGCTCGGCCCCGCACACCCCCGCGCCGGGGGACCCCAGCTCCGTGCCCGGGGACTTGGGGCGTCCCCCAGAGCTCTGGGgggccccatccagcccagccccagcgcaAGGGGCTCGTGGCCGCACGGATCTGACCTGGCTGGAGGAGCCCATCACGGCCGCCACGGGCCCGGCCGAGCCGCCCGCCGACCGGACCGGCTCAGAAATCATCGACGTCGACTACTACGACCTGTTCGAGGGGGCCGAGGGGCTCGGGGGGTTCcccgggggcggccggggggcgGCCGGCTCGGCGCGCCGGCGGGAGCCGGAGGAGGCGGCCACGCCGTGGGCCCTCCATGAGCTCTACGACGACTTCACGCCCTTCGACGAAGCCGATTTCTACCCCACCACCTCCTTCTATGCCGATGGGGATGAGGAAGATGAgctggatgaggatgaggaggaagaggaggaggaggaagatgggggGCTGGAGGACGAGAACGGCTACCGGCCACCCACCGTGGCTGTGCCCGGCGCCCAGCCGCCGCCGCGGGACCCCCGACCCACCGGCCGCCGCGACatggccccgccgcagccccccgGCGTCatggggggcagccccacggcGCAACCGCGGCCAGGGGAGCGGGGCCAGCCCGAGAACGGCAGCGAGTGCCCGAGCGGGTACGTGCGGCACAACAGCTCCTGCCGCTCCCTCTGCGACCTCGTCCCCAGCTACTGCCACAACGGCGGCCAGTGCTACCTGGTGGAGAGCCACGGGGCCTTCTGCCG GTGCAACACGCAGGACTACACGTGGCACAAGGGGACACGCTGCGAGGCCATCGTCACCGACTTCCAGGTGCTGTGCGTGGCCGTGGGCTCGGCCGCCCTCGTGGTGCTCCTGCTCTTCATGCTCACCGTCTTCTTCGCCAAGAAGCTCTACCTGCTCAAGACGGAGAACAGCAAACTGCGCAAGACCAA ATACCGCACCCCGTCCGAGCTGCACAACGACAACTTCTCCCTCTCCACCATCGCCGAGGGCTCCCACCCAAAC AGAGAAGCCAAGGGCTTTGCGGAGCCGGAGGAGGAGCGTAGGTCCCTCTAG